CGCGATTCAATTGGCCGCTGTGAAGTTGTAGTTTTCAGCCCGGAGCACCTTGGTTCACTTGGCCAGATGCCAGTTTCTAGAGTGCGGACCGTTATTGATGCCTGGACCGATCGCACCGCCGAACTCAAAGCCCTACCGGGTGTTCGTCAGGTGTTCCCGTTCGAAAACCGCGGCCAAGAAATCGGTGTGACGCTTCACCACCCACACGGGCAGATTTACTCTTACCCATACGTGACACCGCGCACGCGCAAAGTTCTTGACTCAATCAAGGCCTACGGGCCAGATCTGTTTGCCGACACCCTGGCGTTTGAACAGAAGAGTGACCGAGTGGTGATTGCAGGATCACACTTCACCGCCTACGTACCTTTTGCAGCACGCTGGCCGATTGAGATTCACCTGCTACCTCACCGCCATGTGAACGACTTCACCGGCTTGACCGATGAAGAACGCGACGAACTAGCTGTCATTTATTCACGTTTGCTTCGAGCCCTCGACCGCATCTATGACACTCCAACTCCATACATTGCGGCTTGGCACCAGGCTCCGTCTGTTCCTGGCGGAGAAAACGTCAGACTGCAGCTTCAAATCACCTCTCCTCGCCGTGCAGAAGACAAGCTCAAGTACTTGGCCGGCTCTGAGAGCGCGATGGGCGCATTTATTGCGGACTTCCCGCCAGAAGTATCAGCCGAGCTAATTAGGGGCGCACTCAAGTGACCAACGAACTTGTTTCAAAAACATCGATGGGCTTTGCCGAGCTTTTTGGCTACCAGCCGACTGGCGTTTGGTCAGCACCCGGGCGAGTAAACCTAATCGGTGAGCACACTGATTACAACGAGGGTTTTGTCTTTCCGTTTGCCATCAACCGCCGCACATTTGCGGCAATTGCTCTGCGTGATGACAACCTAGTGCGCGTCTCCTCCAGCTTTTCACCGGTGATTCATGAAACCGATGTAACCAATATCACTAAAACCGATGACAACGATTGGGCCGCCTACCCATTCGGTGTGGCCTGGTCAATCCAGCAGTTGTCGAAGGTAACTGCCACGGGTTTTGATTGCTACATCGAGTCTGATGTTCCAGTTGGTGCCGGCCTGTCTTCATCAGCTGCGATTGAATGCGCTGTTTCTTCGGCACTCAATGACCTATGGAATGCCGGTTTGGACCGCCGGGCCTTGGCTCGGGCCGGACAGATGGGCGAGAACGAAATTGTTGGCGCACCTACCGGAATCATGGACCAGTCAGCTTCACTTCTCGGTGAAACCGACCACGGCGTATTTTTGGACTGCCGCAGCCTAGAGGCAAAGCCGATTGCACTTGGATTTGCTGAAGCCGGACTTGAACTTCTGATTATCGACACAAAGGTCGCTCACCGCTTGGTCGATGGCGGGTACGCGGCTCGTCGCGCAGCCTGCGAGGCTGGAGCTGCGGTCATGGGTGTAACAAGCCTGCGTGAACTTAGCGCCGATGACCTGAGCAAGGCCAAAGAACTTCTCGACGACGTCACTTTTCGCCGAGTTCGCCACGTAGTGACCGAGAACCAGCGTGTTCTAGACACCATCGACACTCTTGCAAACCAGGGCCCTCGTGCTATTGGTGAGCTTATGCATGCTTCGCACGTCTCACTGCGTGACGACTTTGAAGTCTCGGTCGATGAACTAGACACCGCAGTTGAGACAGCTATGCGCCACGGCGCCATCGGTGCACGAATGACCGGCGGCGGCTTTGGCGGTGCTGCAATTGCGCTAACCCCGGTAGAGCTAATTAGCGAGGTCACCCTTTCGGTCATGGCCGAGTTTGAAGCTTTGGGTTATGCCAAGCCAGACATTTTTGCCGTATCACCGGCACCAGGAGCCATTCGCGAAATTTAGAGGAATGGATCCGGAGTCATAACGTACTTGGTCTCTAGGTACTCTTGGATTCCCTCGACGCCACCCTCGCGGCCGGTACCTGACTCTTTTACGCCACCGAATGGTGCTGCTGCGTTAGAGACCAAACCGGTGTTGAGACCAGTCATTCCGGTGTCAAGCGACTCAACCAAACGCAAGCCGCGCTTTAGGTCCTGCGTAAAGGCGTAGCTGATCAAACCGTATTCGGTGTCATTGGCCAGCGCTACTGCCTCGTCTTCAGTTTTGAAGCGCACGATTGGTGCCACTGGGCCAAAGATTTCTTCTTTCAAAATCGTCGAGCCAGGCTGAACGTTATCGAGAACGGTAGGCGTAAAGAAATATCCGTCACCGGCAACTGACTGACCACCGGTAATCACCTGGCCACCCTCACGAACAGTGGCCTCAACAAGG
This portion of the Rhodoluna limnophila genome encodes:
- the galT gene encoding galactose-1-phosphate uridylyltransferase, with the translated sequence MTSSRKLSTKLADGRDLFYFDDADSTLPADRSPDSRELGERPAVAQMRLDSLTGEWISVAAARHNRAFLPPANQCPLCPTTESNKSELPDNFDVAVFENKSPSFGPSLLEVDEPNYSVIENLELGSTRDSIGRCEVVVFSPEHLGSLGQMPVSRVRTVIDAWTDRTAELKALPGVRQVFPFENRGQEIGVTLHHPHGQIYSYPYVTPRTRKVLDSIKAYGPDLFADTLAFEQKSDRVVIAGSHFTAYVPFAARWPIEIHLLPHRHVNDFTGLTDEERDELAVIYSRLLRALDRIYDTPTPYIAAWHQAPSVPGGENVRLQLQITSPRRAEDKLKYLAGSESAMGAFIADFPPEVSAELIRGALK
- the galK gene encoding galactokinase, coding for MGFAELFGYQPTGVWSAPGRVNLIGEHTDYNEGFVFPFAINRRTFAAIALRDDNLVRVSSSFSPVIHETDVTNITKTDDNDWAAYPFGVAWSIQQLSKVTATGFDCYIESDVPVGAGLSSSAAIECAVSSALNDLWNAGLDRRALARAGQMGENEIVGAPTGIMDQSASLLGETDHGVFLDCRSLEAKPIALGFAEAGLELLIIDTKVAHRLVDGGYAARRAACEAGAAVMGVTSLRELSADDLSKAKELLDDVTFRRVRHVVTENQRVLDTIDTLANQGPRAIGELMHASHVSLRDDFEVSVDELDTAVETAMRHGAIGARMTGGGFGGAAIALTPVELISEVTLSVMAEFEALGYAKPDIFAVSPAPGAIREI